In Pseudomonadota bacterium, the following proteins share a genomic window:
- a CDS encoding RNA-binding protein gives MKLYVGNLMYNMTDIELSNLFSTYGAVVNAQIITDHYTRQSKNFGYVKMSSRTAGKIALQNLHGKKINNRKIIVKEARPRDERMGLGW, from the coding sequence ATGAAACTTTATGTTGGTAATCTTATGTACAATATGACCGACATTGAATTGTCGAATTTGTTTTCAACTTATGGTGCCGTGGTAAACGCCCAAATTATTACCGACCATTACACCCGGCAATCAAAAAATTTCGGCTATGTCAAGATGTCGAGTCGTACCGCCGGGAAAATCGCCCTGCAGAACCTGCACGGCAAAAAAATCAACAACCGGAAAATCATCGTCAAGGAGGCCCGTCCCCGTGATGAGCGTATGGGGCTTGGCTGGTAG